CTTGTTGAAGAGGATGCGATGCGTTCTACCAGTTGCGAAACAGAATTATTGCCTcttttttccacaagagtaatacAAATTTTTACCACTATATATGTGTATGAACTTACGAATTCTGACACATTAGCTCTGTGGAGCACCCAACAGCATGTCGAAGTATTCAGTTATGTATTATATCATCTCTGAGTAACCAGAAGGATCATTTGAGACTCTTTCAAAGCTATAGCTCCTGCCATCTTCCTGTACATTCAATAACCACTTTCTCTCCCAATctctcgattttttttttttttttttttgggtttcttgGACTCGTGCCATACTTGCTAGTTAGTCCTTTTTGTAAGATTTCAGATGCTAAATATTGGACAAGTAATTAGAATCTGGATAATATTTGGAGTAATCGAGTGATTGTTAAATGGAACCGGACCTCCTTTCAAtgaaaaaacagagagaaatttttttttttttttttttaaaaaaaaggaaatcctCATTCGCTCTCATTTCTTAGCGGTTTACAACCTCTTTATTCATCTCGTTGTAGTTATCCAATTTATTATGGCAGGacaaacacacaagaaaagagaaattttcTGTATAGATGCCCCCTTGAGGAATTATAACACAAATTAGTTGAGAAGAAAAAGGGGCAATTGTAAATTTTAGAAGAGTGTTGTAATGTTTTCTCACGACACCACAAGTGAATGATAACTTTTTCAAGTAATAAGTCGTAAGTTTAGTTTATACAAGTAGTGAGTTTTGGTATCATATCatgtaaaaaaaatgttttattatcATAAAATATGCTTACTTATTACCAAAAACCCAATCTTACAACTTCTAAAATATGCGATTGGTGATAATTCTAATACTTTTATAATGGGCtcttttttctattatattcTATGATCGGCtggttcaaaacatgaaaacattttaaataaaattagttaaaatagtaatattaaccctttttttttatgataGGAAAAAATTTAGATGTGTTCAACTCCGATATTACAAGCTAGAGACTATAAGTTGCTCGTAAATTGCCCACCAAAACCGTTCTGGCAGTAGATTCCATGCGCACGACCTTTTGTGCAAATGTAACACTGAAtccttgactttttttttttttttttaatattaaaatgCATACAGGAGAATTCGACAGAACTCTTTCAACCGTTTCGTTTTTGCTAACAAAAAATTGCTGAAGTCACTCCTCACGTTCTATTATATATCatcaaatattcaaatgtcGCACTGACTTCACGTGCTGAAGGTTGATGCTAGCGATGGTATTGCAGGCCTACTTAAGTCTGGTAACTGCCTTCCCTAGTACTATTATTTAAAGCCAACTTAAGTATGGACTGCAGAAAATCTTTCGTCCAGAGTAGCTCACTTGCTTATGtcatgaaaaagggaaaaaaaaaaaagaaaaagaaaagaatcagaAGAATAGCTCAATTGTGTACCaattagtgtgtttggattgtaagttatttgagatatttttactgtagcactttttgtgatgtgatgtatgtgagataaaaaggtaattaggaagataaaaaggtgtattggaaattgtgatggtgatgtcagcaaataaatttggccaaataattggcTGTCCAAATTATTAATGAACTTTACAAGACTTcacaaatttatatttttctccAACTTATTCTTCTGATAGAAATGCCCCTAGAGGAGGAGTAAGTCctacataataataataataataggttTTAACTTTTATAAAAGATTCTTCAGTGAAGCAGCGGCTTCAGTGATGGCTAGACTTGCAATCCACAGAACTGGCAGATTCTTCGCTCGAGATGCCATCAGTTGGCTGGATAAGAAGCTTGCTTCTATAACATGCTTCCATAAGATTCAATGTTAATGACGGGGACGCGACTGATTTTGTCACGATCCGGTCCTCCACGCCCATCGATCCCATAAATTCTTTGGACGATGAATTCTTCAGGCATTTTAATTTCCAACTTTCTGAGTGTTGTAATAAACCTCAGCCCATCAGGAATCATCTCCAGTGCTTCACATCTGTCGATTCTAAGACGAGATAGGTTAGGCATGGATCCTTCAGCCACCACCCACTTTTCTAAGTTTCCTACACGAATGATCGCCAGAGATACGAGTTTTGGAAAAGCATTTTCATCAATAATCATCACATTTCTCTCCCCCAAGTCCACATACGCCAAAGTCAGGCTCCTCAAGTTGGAAAGATATCCCAAGAAATTCATTGGATCTCCTTCAATTGAACACTGCCACAAAAGTAACTTACTGAGGTTCGAGGGGGAAAGGGGTGGTTTAACTTTTTGAAACTCATACCTTCCCCCGATTATGGTCAATTGGTGGAGACAGTGGCAGGACAAAAGATCTAGAAAAGGAAGCACTACTTCTTCACCAGATACAAAAATCGCCAATTGAGCCTTCCGTAGCTTGTGTCGGTTGGAATTCAAGTAATTGAGCATCTGAGGGAGATCGTTCTTCTCTTTACCGATATGCACAGTTGCATGGAGCAACCTTAGATTATTCAACCCTGACAAATGTTTCAAGTCTCCGACATCATCGTTAAAGCCAATTAAAGTCTCCAGCTTACTTAAGCCAAGAAAACTTAGTTGTCCATCTCCGACTTTTTTAAGCCCAAAAAAATACAGATGCTTCAATCCTTTCAATTTGCACAAGACATCAGGCACCCAAATCTGATTACCGACTCGCATATCAAGTGTCTCCAGGTACTGTAATTGACCTATGGATGATGGAAGATCATCCAACATACTGTCCTTTACACTGAGGAACCTCAAATTGACCAGCTTCTTTATTCCTTTAGGCAAACCTTTGCCCGTGAAATCATAACCCTCGAATTTGAGAACCTTTAGATATTTGCACTTGTTTGAATCAAATATTACTCGAGGAAATCCACAGCCACCACTTAATGTTAAAGAACGCAGCTGTCCACTGGCTTCCAGTGCCCTACTTATCATAGAGTCAACATCACCCGGACCATGCTTTTTACCACCTTCCACGTGAATGGAGCATCTAGGAGTACTGTTGTCGTGCTCAGTAGAACAATCCGATAAGGGATCATTTCCTCCTCGAAAATCAAGCAACTTGAGAAATTCAACTTCTTTTCCACGGGCCAGGCAGAATTCCCTCATCAGATCATGAAGGTAGCATGACTTAACCTTTCTGGATGTCGAGAACTCATCGAACTTCACCTGAAGCATTGACCTACTCGCCATCTCATACAAGTACCTTTCAGCTACATCTGTCAGAGTTTCTCCTTTTCCGCGATGATCTGCTGAGACCATCCCTTCTGCTGTCCACATTCGATGCAACATCTCTGCTTCTATGTCCTCATCCTCACGAAATTGCCCCAGGTAAAGAAAACATGGCTTCAAGTGGTAGGGTAGCTCGTCATAACTCAGAGCCAACACCTGCAACACGGGTTCATACCCTTCTTTGCCACCTCCACTCATCCTTATATACGAATCCACATCATTCTTCACTGTCTTCCACTCCTCGAGTGAAGTCTTTTGACTCAGAACTCCTCCAATTGCAGAGATTGCTAAGGGTAGGTTTCCACACTTGCCAACAATTGCCCTCCCTTCTGCTTCCAACTGTGGATCACTTTCAGAATctacaagagagaaaaatgtaAATTACGTGTCTCTATAATTTGTCAAAAAGATGTACCTTTGTTTTTTTGGGTGTGAAAATGTAACTATTCTCCCAACATTTCCACTTGGTTTGGAGACTAATGCTTCTAAATTTGCCAAGTAAAAAAGGCTAACAGAAACTAATGCATACAGGTATGAACGGCATAGAATCTATAGGAATAAGCATCAAACTTTATATTCTGTTTTAACTAATGCAAGTCAGATATATGTACTTCACTAGAGAAAAGCTAACCTGCGCCATTTCTTTTGGCAAAAGCTCTCTTTTGAAGCAACTCCCAGCCTTCATCCTCGTTCAAAAGGTTGAGTGGATAGGGGAATTCAACTTCTGCGAGTTTCTGGTTCCGAGTTGTAATCAAAATTTTGCTATCCGCCTCTGCAAATGGAAATGCTACACTGAGACGCTTCCAGTCCTCAATTTCCCACAGGTCATCAAGAACAACTAAGCTTTTTGTCTCTTTCTGCACTTTATAAAGCTCTCCTACCAATTCCCTCTCATCCATCTTCTCAACACTTTCCTTCCTCTCGTCCGGGACAAGCTGCTTCAGAAGGTCTCGAAAGACAGTCATCGTATTGCACTGTTGGGTAACCGAAACCCAAGCAAACTGTTTGAAAGCACGTTCTACTTCAATGTGCTTGTAGATCTTCCTGGCAAGAGTGGTCTTACCGAGACCGCCCATCCCATATACTGAAATAACTCGATGTGATCTAATTCGCTCATCAGTGATGAGGGACACAAGCTGTCTTATATCATCTTCCATCCCAACAAAATATTCCTCAACTTGATGGGGATAGGTTTGTCTCAGCCGCTGTTGATTCTGATCCAATCTCGCATTGGAACTTTGACCGTCCTCAGTACTGCTCAATGCAATGACACCATAAGTTTGCAGATTTTTGGTGAGGCTGTTGATTCCTGCTTTGATGCTAGCTATCTCTGAACCAACTCTGTGAAGAGCCGTTCCTTCAGAAACTAGGCCCGCAAATCTTCTGAAAGCCTTGCGGAAGCCGTGGCCCCTTCTCCTGGATTCGATTTCAACGGCGTACTTCTCCAAGACATCTTCAGTTCTGTAAGCAAGACGCCTGATCTTCCTGACATAATCACGGACAGTCGAATCATTCAGTTGCTTTTTGTCGGCGTCTTTCAACAATCGTCGCATCCCTATCAATTCTACTTCAACTTCCTTGACTTGATCCGCCACTCCGCTCAAGAATCTGGCTTCTTCAGCTAACAAATCCTTCACCGTTCCCAAAGCAAGGGAGACAGCTTCGCTAGCCATTTTGGTGCAACAAACAATAACCCACTTTTTTTCTAATTCCAATTTGCTCTCCTACAAGCTGTATCTTGGACGATGGATACCCAAAGCCAAAACAATACAAGTATGAGATTGGTTTGTGCGGGCTCTAAAAATAGTTAGTTGAGATGAAATAATTGAGCAAGGCAATTATTTTCCCGTGTACAGCACGAAGAGTGCCTAAACCACATGTTCAGAATATTGAACTTCTATCTTCAAGGGGGGATATGCCCGTGGAAGAAAACGACGGCTGTGGTCGTGGTGGATATGGTTTCTAAAAGATAAGTCCGTACGATCTATAGATAATTTTTGGAGCTACatcaatgattttttttttttttgtcaaaaaaaaaagggcttgAACCCACTTCAGGCCTGACCCTTATTTGGGTTGTTGGTTTATTCCCCATTTTTGTTACAGGGTTCGAACTCTGGTAGATGTTCTAACTAGAGACTACACCACCAGATTGACTATCCTGGAGGGTCCGGAGCTACATCAATGATGATATATGCAATTTCCTAACCACAACATCTGGACTTTAATTGCAGTCGAGATTTTTGTATatttcatccttttttttattttttttaatataagtaggagattttgaacccaaaatttTTTACTTACACTTTCTTCTCCATGTCGCCTAACTCATCCCTTCTCTTATATTTCATCATATTTCTTATCAAGGCTGAAATGTTGTTGAAGCTGAATTATTTTTTGTTGGGTGGACATAGGGAATTAATTATTGACAGAATTTCTTAAAACTTCAGCATAGCTTTAGCTTTAGATAGTTCTTAAGTTAATCTTCTATCCACAGCCAATGAATACTAAATTAAGGCATACGGCCGGTATATAAATAACAGAGGACAAAGCAGAAATTTTGCATTTACCCAATACATAATAAAAAGTTTAGAGTTGAGAGGAGAAATTTAGGATCCTGATTATCcgcaagtgaaaaaaaaaaattttgtggggaaaaaaataaagatgagAAGAGGACTCCCCCAATTTGGAGAAGAAAAGATTGGTGGTTGGGGACAGGAAACGAGTCTCTCCAATTGAGTTCTGTCTAGTTCAATTCAATTTGTATGAACTGACAAATTTTACGATTGCACCAAAATTGTGCAAACTTATACCAAATTTATATTGGTTTAAATCAGCCGGACagaaataaacaaaaacaaagtgAAGCGGCCCTGGATCCCTGGGGACGACGGTGTAGAGGGTTGCATTAATTGTAGTATTGTGAACTCTTATGCTCATTTAGATTAATCACTTGCATAGTATTTTTTTGTTGTAGGTACTTGAAAAAAGATAATGTTACGATCTCAAACGTCACCAACCACAGTTAAACACAATGCAGATGTAAACGCGTTGAAGTCaagattatatatattatttgttTCCTACAGGCATATGAGAGAGATAAAAGAATACACATATAAGCAGAAACATGGGTATAATCACTTTTCAGTTTGGGACTTTGAGGATGTTCAGAGCTGATGAAGGGCCATCAAGGCCATTACTATTTAGTACTGGAGGAGGTGGTACTGGTGACTTGTTGAAGAAGGCTGCTGGCTCAAGGAGCTGGATGTTAATGAATGCGTCAGGTCAAGAAATGATTTTGGATGTTGACAAGTACGAGATTTTGGACCGCTTACAAATTCATCCACGCGATCTTCGCATGCTTGATCCTCTCTTGTCCTATCCTTCCACCATTCTCAGTCGAGAAAGAGCCATaattctcaatttggaggtaGAGTGTTGCTTTATCCATCTGGGATTCTGTAATTTGCATTGACTGGCCCTGTTAATTTCAACCTGAATCGATGAAAAGGACAGCTTTGTTTCAGTTTAATTTATGAGTTGTTAGTGCAATGTGTTTGCCTTTCCTTTTGTAAATGATCGTGCATTTTATGTCATAACCGTTTAAAAATGAAAAggtttcttttttgttctttgctCTTCCTTCTACCTTTGTGCTAATTCTGATGTTTATGGTGTTTCTTGTGGGAAATGACAGCATATCAAGGCTATTATTACAGCAGAGGAGGTGAGCTTAAGAACACTTTTTTGGATTTACATCAATAATGAACAATCAAAATTCAATTAGGAAGAGTCCATCCACCTTATCATGAATTCTCTAATTGGGACTTAATATAGACAGGATTTCTATAAACTTCATAATAGCTTTAGATAATTCTTGCGTTTATCGCTCAAACGTTATGTTAgtgatattgacaaaatgttggaacatttttAATTTAAAGGAATAACTAACACGTGCAGGTTTTGATCCAAGATCCACTGGATGACAATGTTCTTCCTGTGGTTGAGAAACTTCGAAGGAGATTGAATCCAGTGGATGCCAATCACAGACATCAAGGGGATGACCAGTGTTCAGCTGCACAACATGATGTTGAAGTTGATGGGGAAGACAGTAGTGAGACTTAGAATTCGGAGTAGATTTCCAAGTATGCGAGGCACTATACCTCCTTGCTAATAGCTGTCATAATGTTTGCAGATTGTCCATTTGAATTCAAAGCCCTGGAGGTGGCTTTAGAAGCTATATGTAGCTACCTTGCTGCCAGCGCCACAGAATTCGAGGCTGCACTCTACCCGTCTTTGGATTTGGTTACCTCCAAGGTGAACAGTTTGTAGTTCTCTTGGTATCTCCTCCACCATAATTCATGGTTACCATCCCTGTATTATGAATCATAGCTGGAATAATACACATCATCGATGATCTCCAAGTTAATTTTATCATTCACCAGGGCGGCTACTGTACTATTACAATTGcgcaaaacttttaaaaaagCAATACTCCTGTTTGACTCTTAGAACAAATTCTGATTTGCAGTCCATTTTTTGTATAGACAATGTGTATCACTTTTCTGTGTCAGGAAACTTCTTGCATTTCCTTTTAAGTTTTCCCAGAATTGTTTTGAAGTTCAAGCAATCTCTGACTTTGTTTCATTTTTAGCTTGTAAGCTCTGTGGTACTCTGTGGTGTGTGGACGGCTCAAGTTGATCCTCTTTTAAACTTCCCTATCTCCTTGCTTTTGTTAATCTAAAATTCTTCTCGTCCTCATAGTGCATTCCGTAAATTCTGATAGCAGATCAATAGCCGTCATTTGGATCATATTCGCAAGttaaagagtcaaataacaAGGTTGGCTGCCCGCTCGCAAAAGGTAGTGTGTTTTTATCCATTTGTGTCTTTTCATCAGCATTCCTTTCAACTTAAATCTTGCGTGGCAGAACCTAGAAACATGCCTAACATCTAACAGAAACCTAAATTGTGACATCCCTACAAGTTTTGTGGTAGATTTGTAGAATTGAGCAGATATTTTCATGCTATAAGGCTGTTCACAGGAAGGTGATGATAGAAGAAGGTACATATTTATGAGAGGAGATCACAGTATGCTAACAGAAGAATATTTTGCTTAGTCATATCCCTTCGCGATTGATTCCTAGATGCTAGTCGGGCTATTAAGTCATTACCAAGTTTTGGTAGTTGTTTCTGCAAAATCAATCTCCAATTTAGATAACAGAAGGACTTTTAGTAGTACACGGACATTACTCCTTGCAAGGCAATAGAAAATCTCATAAAATTTCTTCCCAAACCCTGTAGTTATAGCCTTGGGGCTACACATGCACGTTTTTGCAGATTTTTGCATAtacactaattttttttatcaatatgTGATTCTGAGAGATAGATATAATTCTtggaaaaactgatttttgtaGGTAAGGGATGGGCTTCAACAACTTCTGGATGATGGTGATAGCATGGCTGATCTATACTTGTCTAGAAAAGTAGCCAGTTCACCTTTACCAACAAGCAGATCAATACCAAATATCGCCAAATTGTTTCTTGCTGCGCCTTCAGTAAGCTCAAGGCAGTCCGAAGCAAGTAGGGAAAGCATCGTCATCGTTCATGGAGATGAAAATGATGTTGCAGCGCTTGAGATGCTACTTGAGGTAATAAAAATGAGCTTCAATACTGCCCATTAGTCCCTATTGAAACACAGCTGCTGAAGAGCTGTTCTTTCACAATATCGCAGGATAACTTCAAGCAAATCGATGGCACGTTGAATAGGCTAACTACGGTATGCAAAACGAAATCTTTCTTCTGTACTTCTGCAAAATTTCTGTCCACGAACAGAGCCTCATAAAAAAGTTGAGGATGCTGTAGTCATCCTCAGAGTCAGGATGATGCTTAACGACACGctgcattttctctttttccagtTATTCAACTTTTTGTTAGCATT
This Coffea arabica cultivar ET-39 chromosome 3e, Coffea Arabica ET-39 HiFi, whole genome shotgun sequence DNA region includes the following protein-coding sequences:
- the LOC140038877 gene encoding putative disease resistance protein At1g50180, whose translation is MASEAVSLALGTVKDLLAEEARFLSGVADQVKEVEVELIGMRRLLKDADKKQLNDSTVRDYVRKIRRLAYRTEDVLEKYAVEIESRRRGHGFRKAFRRFAGLVSEGTALHRVGSEIASIKAGINSLTKNLQTYGVIALSSTEDGQSSNARLDQNQQRLRQTYPHQVEEYFVGMEDDIRQLVSLITDERIRSHRVISVYGMGGLGKTTLARKIYKHIEVERAFKQFAWVSVTQQCNTMTVFRDLLKQLVPDERKESVEKMDERELVGELYKVQKETKSLVVLDDLWEIEDWKRLSVAFPFAEADSKILITTRNQKLAEVEFPYPLNLLNEDEGWELLQKRAFAKRNGADSESDPQLEAEGRAIVGKCGNLPLAISAIGGVLSQKTSLEEWKTVKNDVDSYIRMSGGGKEGYEPVLQVLALSYDELPYHLKPCFLYLGQFREDEDIEAEMLHRMWTAEGMVSADHRGKGETLTDVAERYLYEMASRSMLQVKFDEFSTSRKVKSCYLHDLMREFCLARGKEVEFLKLLDFRGGNDPLSDCSTEHDNSTPRCSIHVEGGKKHGPGDVDSMISRALEASGQLRSLTLSGGCGFPRVIFDSNKCKYLKVLKFEGYDFTGKGLPKGIKKLVNLRFLSVKDSMLDDLPSSIGQLQYLETLDMRVGNQIWVPDVLCKLKGLKHLYFFGLKKVGDGQLSFLGLSKLETLIGFNDDVGDLKHLSGLNNLRLLHATVHIGKEKNDLPQMLNYLNSNRHKLRKAQLAIFVSGEEVVLPFLDLLSCHCLHQLTIIGGRYEFQKVKPPLSPSNLSKLLLWQCSIEGDPMNFLGYLSNLRSLTLAYVDLGERNVMIIDENAFPKLVSLAIIRVGNLEKWVVAEGSMPNLSRLRIDRCEALEMIPDGLRFITTLRKLEIKMPEEFIVQRIYGIDGRGGPDRDKISRVPVINIESYGSML
- the LOC140038878 gene encoding magnesium transporter MRS2-I-like isoform X1 yields the protein MGIITFQFGTLRMFRADEGPSRPLLFSTGGGGTGDLLKKAAGSRSWMLMNASGQEMILDVDKYEILDRLQIHPRDLRMLDPLLSYPSTILSRERAIILNLEHIKAIITAEEVLIQDPLDDNVLPVVEKLRRRLNPVDANHRHQGDDQCSAAQHDVEVDGEDSNCPFEFKALEVALEAICSYLAASATEFEAALYPSLDLVTSKINSRHLDHIRKLKSQITRLAARSQKVRDGLQQLLDDGDSMADLYLSRKVASSPLPTSRSIPNIAKLFLAAPSVSSRQSEASRESIVIVHGDENDVAALEMLLEDNFKQIDGTLNRLTTLREYISNTEDCLNIQLDNLRNQFIQIELVLSAAAASIAIHSLVAGIFSVSVPYTWNNGYAYTFKWVAGVPGVFSAVLFVVILFYARKKGLLGS
- the LOC140038878 gene encoding magnesium transporter MRS2-I-like isoform X2; protein product: MGIITFQFGTLRMFRADEGPSRPLLFSTGGGGTGDLLKKAAGSRSWMLMNASGQEMILDVDKYEILDRLQIHPRDLRMLDPLLSYPSTILSRERAIILNLEVLIQDPLDDNVLPVVEKLRRRLNPVDANHRHQGDDQCSAAQHDVEVDGEDSNCPFEFKALEVALEAICSYLAASATEFEAALYPSLDLVTSKINSRHLDHIRKLKSQITRLAARSQKVRDGLQQLLDDGDSMADLYLSRKVASSPLPTSRSIPNIAKLFLAAPSVSSRQSEASRESIVIVHGDENDVAALEMLLEDNFKQIDGTLNRLTTLREYISNTEDCLNIQLDNLRNQFIQIELVLSAAAASIAIHSLVAGIFSVSVPYTWNNGYAYTFKWVAGVPGVFSAVLFVVILFYARKKGLLGS